A window from Candidatus Nitrospira neomarina encodes these proteins:
- a CDS encoding TlpA disulfide reductase family protein, translating to MALALGNPSSTPFILSRFDIPQTLPPFQLRTLQGTSIHSDELEGRVLNLNFLATWCGPCKEEMPSLERLRQKFPADQLAILAVTTDIRPREIKVFWQQLQLHFDALLDEQEELSQALMVRNLPTTVIVDAHGHLSQRIMGPREWDSPESVAYIHNLLNPK from the coding sequence ATGGCCCTGGCTTTGGGAAATCCCTCTTCTACCCCGTTCATTCTTAGCCGATTCGATATCCCCCAAACCCTTCCTCCATTCCAGCTCCGCACCCTGCAGGGCACATCTATTCATTCGGATGAATTGGAAGGACGAGTCCTCAACTTGAATTTTTTGGCCACCTGGTGTGGCCCTTGTAAGGAAGAAATGCCCTCGTTAGAACGTCTTCGTCAAAAGTTCCCTGCAGACCAATTGGCCATACTGGCGGTTACTACCGATATTCGTCCGCGAGAAATCAAAGTATTTTGGCAGCAACTCCAGTTGCATTTTGATGCCCTCCTGGATGAACAGGAAGAACTCTCTCAAGCCCTCATGGTCAGAAATCTTCCCACAACAGTGATTGTGGATGCTCACGGACATCTGAGCCAACGGATCATGGGGCCCAGAGAATGGGATAGCCCTGAATCCGTCGCGTACATCCACAACCTCCTCAACCCGAAGTAA
- a CDS encoding sialidase family protein, producing the protein MIRPVLFGTISLALSMGLGGEISEVLGAEPSASLVQAGAKHIIDHQGMQTTGPAAQLDKDGTLHLAWGGEKQEDRGVYYLKIPPQQEHYPEPIKVNLSSPPATSLHEPPALALGVKNDVYITWTTPHPEAGGKLFTNLLLLSRSLDGGKTFLPPVRVNDDDAVTGHSFDHLTVSPNGSVHIAWLDAREGKKDPATYTVFSQDQGSTLSPNLKIDESSCVCCRTHMTTASDGTVYLAWRKVLSGAVRETVVSRSTDNGKSFSPPVIVGNDQWVYEGCPHRPATMGVDQQGRLYVTWYTEGPDDTPGVYLAYSDDQGKTFTPRRALNTSKGTFPDHPQLAVNQEGHLLVSWEEQSPVRREIVFTYSLDRGQTFSPPKKLNEKKAKSPAVALNDLGQAVIAWSEQVAFPGWSTVVHRLSFPTSRTAQLHPKP; encoded by the coding sequence ATGATAAGACCTGTACTTTTTGGCACCATTTCTCTAGCTCTCTCGATGGGCCTGGGAGGTGAAATATCCGAAGTCCTCGGGGCGGAACCCTCTGCTTCGTTGGTTCAAGCCGGGGCTAAACACATCATCGACCATCAAGGCATGCAAACCACCGGCCCAGCTGCTCAACTGGATAAAGACGGGACTCTTCACCTCGCCTGGGGCGGAGAAAAGCAGGAAGATCGAGGAGTCTATTATCTCAAGATCCCACCTCAACAGGAACATTACCCAGAACCCATCAAAGTCAATCTTTCCAGTCCACCCGCCACTTCCCTCCACGAACCACCGGCCTTGGCGTTAGGCGTCAAAAACGATGTGTACATCACCTGGACAACACCTCATCCCGAAGCCGGCGGTAAATTATTTACCAATCTTCTTCTCCTGAGCCGGTCACTTGATGGGGGGAAAACCTTTCTTCCTCCTGTTCGAGTCAACGACGACGACGCCGTCACCGGCCATTCCTTTGACCATTTGACCGTCAGTCCGAATGGTTCCGTCCATATCGCCTGGCTTGATGCCCGGGAAGGGAAAAAAGATCCGGCCACCTATACGGTCTTTTCCCAAGACCAGGGCAGCACCCTTTCACCAAACCTGAAAATTGACGAATCCAGTTGTGTCTGCTGCCGGACCCATATGACCACAGCCTCTGATGGCACCGTCTATCTGGCATGGCGCAAGGTCTTGTCCGGGGCAGTCCGGGAAACGGTCGTGTCTCGTTCCACCGATAACGGGAAATCGTTTTCTCCCCCGGTTATCGTGGGCAATGATCAATGGGTCTACGAGGGCTGTCCCCATCGTCCCGCGACCATGGGGGTCGACCAGCAAGGGCGCCTCTATGTCACTTGGTATACGGAAGGACCTGATGATACGCCGGGTGTGTATCTGGCTTATTCCGATGATCAGGGAAAAACCTTCACACCTCGACGTGCGTTGAACACGTCCAAAGGGACGTTTCCCGACCATCCTCAACTGGCGGTGAATCAAGAAGGCCATCTACTCGTATCCTGGGAAGAGCAATCTCCGGTGCGGCGGGAAATCGTGTTCACCTATTCCCTTGATCGGGGACAGACATTCAGTCCCCCGAAAAAGTTGAATGAGAAAAAGGCCAAGAGTCCGGCCGTGGCATTAAATGACCTGGGACAAGCCGTCATTGCCTGGTCCGAGCAAGTGGCTTTCCCGGGATGGAGTACGGTAGTTCATCGTCTCTCTTTTCCCACCTCGCGGACGGCGCAATTACACCCAAAACCATGA
- a CDS encoding vitamin K epoxide reductase family protein gives MAKSRRQTQSIGSETARKPSNAPSSMASGSKALLDFLIIILAGAGLLLTAYLTYTASFEVHPAFCSEGSGCDIVQSSRWATFLGIPMALWGFVTYVVIAGLAWSGRGKSGSGSALIYVAMTGFAVSAYLTIVSVLEIEATCPYCLTSFAIITTTLGLALARRPPDWTKSLKEAAVIGLVIVGGLHLHYSGVFDAAAGPEDPQMQALAIHLNETGAKFYGAYWCPRCQEQKAEFLSSAKRLPYVECSSGGRGSALTAPCAKADIKSYPTWIIGERRLTGLKTPQELARASGFDWQE, from the coding sequence ATGGCAAAATCCAGACGACAGACACAATCAATCGGCTCTGAAACAGCAAGAAAGCCATCGAACGCTCCGTCTTCCATGGCCTCAGGTTCGAAAGCCCTACTGGACTTTCTCATCATTATTCTGGCCGGTGCCGGACTATTATTAACCGCTTACCTGACCTATACCGCCTCGTTCGAGGTTCACCCGGCATTTTGCAGCGAGGGCTCGGGCTGCGACATTGTGCAGAGCAGCCGATGGGCAACCTTTCTGGGAATCCCCATGGCCTTGTGGGGCTTCGTGACCTATGTGGTAATTGCGGGGCTCGCCTGGTCCGGCCGTGGCAAATCCGGTAGCGGATCGGCATTGATTTACGTGGCTATGACCGGATTCGCGGTCAGCGCCTACTTGACCATCGTCTCAGTCCTGGAGATCGAAGCCACCTGTCCATATTGCCTGACTTCATTTGCCATCATCACGACAACCCTTGGTCTGGCCCTCGCTCGACGGCCTCCCGATTGGACGAAATCACTGAAAGAGGCAGCCGTGATCGGCCTTGTCATCGTCGGCGGACTGCATTTGCATTATAGTGGAGTGTTCGACGCAGCCGCCGGCCCGGAAGATCCCCAAATGCAAGCCCTAGCCATTCACCTCAATGAAACCGGTGCCAAGTTTTACGGTGCCTATTGGTGCCCACGCTGCCAGGAACAAAAAGCCGAATTTCTTTCGTCCGCCAAACGGCTTCCTTACGTGGAATGTAGTTCTGGAGGACGAGGTAGCGCTCTCACCGCTCCCTGCGCTAAGGCTGACATTAAAAGCTACCCCACGTGGATTATCGGGGAACGCCGGTTAACCGGCCTCAAGACCCCGCAAGAATTGGCACGGGCCTCCGGATTCGATTGGCAGGAATAG
- a CDS encoding helix-turn-helix transcriptional regulator — protein sequence MDKKLLRVGEAAQTLNVSRWTIYRWVEEDRLKATKIGKGSLRIFRDSIDALIQQNRKDHWEFAITECQ from the coding sequence ATGGACAAAAAACTCTTGCGTGTTGGTGAAGCCGCTCAAACCTTAAATGTCAGCCGATGGACTATTTACCGATGGGTTGAAGAGGATCGCCTGAAGGCGACAAAAATTGGAAAAGGTAGCTTACGCATATTTCGGGATTCCATTGATGCGTTGATTCAACAAAATCGAAAAGACCATTGGGAGTTCGCTATCACAGAATGTCAATGA
- a CDS encoding ExbD/TolR family protein, with protein MKLPAAVKKKARIEIIPMIDTMFFLLVFFMIATLSMTIQHGMPVNLPTADSATDKVPDQISLTLTHEGTLYYNKDRIELSELEIRLTSLRQTDSDPSIVINADEQVPHGQVIKVMDIIRLAGIPNMAIATKPNSES; from the coding sequence ATGAAACTCCCAGCAGCGGTAAAAAAAAAGGCTCGTATCGAGATCATTCCGATGATCGATACGATGTTTTTTCTCCTGGTGTTTTTTATGATCGCCACGCTTTCCATGACCATTCAGCATGGGATGCCGGTCAACTTACCAACTGCCGACTCGGCCACGGATAAAGTTCCTGATCAAATCTCCCTCACTCTGACCCATGAAGGAACGCTGTACTACAATAAGGATCGCATTGAACTCTCGGAACTGGAAATCCGGCTGACAAGTCTTCGACAAACCGATTCTGACCCATCAATCGTCATTAACGCCGATGAACAGGTTCCTCATGGCCAGGTGATTAAGGTGATGGATATCATTCGATTGGCAGGCATTCCCAACATGGCAATTGCCACAAAACCCAATTCGGAATCATAA
- a CDS encoding MotA/TolQ/ExbB proton channel family protein yields the protein MIQILIKGGWMMIPILGCSLLALTITIERGLKFRSLRFSRLADRIIKLAGQGKWSDALAVAEQRQSPTLRVLAAGIFHRAKQPDKAMEAAGIAEVSQLKRGLSILDTVITLGPLLGLLGTIIGMISSFGIMAETGLGNPHAVTGGVAEALICTAAGICVAVITLIPYNYFLSQVEQETERIEQYATQLQTTLQESTAPDS from the coding sequence ATGATTCAAATACTTATCAAGGGCGGATGGATGATGATCCCCATCTTAGGCTGCTCATTGTTAGCGCTGACCATCACCATTGAACGAGGCCTTAAATTCCGATCGTTACGCTTCAGCCGCCTCGCAGATCGGATAATTAAGCTGGCCGGGCAGGGAAAATGGTCCGATGCACTGGCAGTAGCCGAACAACGACAAAGTCCGACCTTACGGGTTCTGGCTGCAGGTATATTTCACCGCGCGAAACAGCCAGACAAAGCCATGGAAGCGGCGGGAATCGCAGAAGTGTCTCAACTTAAACGCGGCTTATCCATCCTGGATACGGTGATTACGTTGGGGCCTTTACTCGGGCTACTTGGCACGATTATCGGGATGATCAGTTCCTTTGGCATTATGGCCGAAACGGGTTTAGGTAATCCCCATGCAGTCACCGGGGGTGTGGCTGAGGCCCTGATCTGTACCGCAGCGGGGATTTGTGTCGCCGTCATTACACTCATTCCTTATAATTATTTCCTTTCGCAAGTTGAGCAGGAAACCGAACGCATAGAACAATACGCCACGCAGCTCCAGACTACCCTTCAAGAATCTACGGCTCCAGACTCATGA
- a CDS encoding energy transducer TonB: MNSTFEDSSSDVNNRVFLLSALGSAILHAAILAALAYIPSPPALNDPTPTVQVTLVPALQEISPTPQPITKPLTPTTPHFAKPAPPPPRTEPTPSMPAPPMQASIKQTPSKPLTPPPPLPQAQPMLKDTRTEQAMKSRQMMKMAVPSQHQQRPPLATAPPQQEQPIARTPLPMNSREPKAQHTLPPPPSPAARPALKTPPPMAAGSSTSKPKIVASSKPLYPRVARESGWEGTVIVRTLITADGAPSQVEIRKSCGHEALDLAAQEAIKNWKFLPAKDGNIPIAKWVDIPIRFDLNS; the protein is encoded by the coding sequence GTGAACTCCACGTTTGAAGATTCCTCTTCTGATGTGAATAATCGGGTTTTTCTCCTGAGCGCTCTGGGCAGCGCCATTCTTCATGCGGCCATTCTTGCGGCCCTGGCCTATATTCCAAGTCCTCCCGCATTGAATGACCCCACACCAACGGTTCAGGTGACGTTGGTCCCGGCTCTCCAAGAGATCAGTCCCACCCCACAACCGATCACGAAACCCCTCACGCCAACCACACCACATTTTGCCAAACCAGCGCCACCGCCCCCCCGGACCGAACCTACACCGTCCATGCCGGCGCCTCCGATGCAGGCATCGATCAAACAAACCCCATCCAAACCTCTGACTCCGCCGCCGCCTCTTCCTCAGGCACAGCCGATGCTCAAAGACACGCGAACGGAGCAGGCCATGAAGAGTCGTCAAATGATGAAAATGGCAGTGCCTTCACAACACCAGCAAAGGCCTCCGCTTGCAACAGCGCCGCCACAGCAGGAACAACCCATTGCCAGAACTCCCTTACCAATGAACAGTCGCGAACCAAAAGCCCAACACACGCTGCCCCCTCCGCCAAGCCCGGCGGCTCGTCCCGCATTAAAAACTCCGCCACCAATGGCGGCCGGATCCTCAACTTCCAAGCCGAAAATCGTGGCCTCATCCAAGCCATTGTATCCCCGTGTGGCGCGGGAATCTGGTTGGGAAGGCACGGTTATTGTGCGAACATTGATTACCGCCGACGGCGCACCGAGCCAGGTAGAAATTCGAAAGAGCTGCGGGCATGAAGCTTTAGATCTGGCTGCCCAAGAAGCCATTAAAAACTGGAAATTTCTGCCAGCCAAAGACGGGAACATCCCCATCGCCAAATGGGTCGACATTCCCATTAGATTTGACCTGAACAGTTAA
- a CDS encoding tetratricopeptide repeat protein has translation MIPLFPKLRLIAVFLLLIHIGMGSPSSQAGEAHDLLAQAFSSYEHEQWTAAIAPLERALTLYPGYAEAHHLLGLILNNLDQPAKAIMELQRAVEDYPQFAQAYVDLGSIYQQQAQFPKAEQSFNLALKAYPKFAEARIALAAFYDQQQQAPQAIKAHQAVLELEPHRVDSLYGIAFWLAQEHKPDEAQHYVDQLVSLHPTYVNGWLMAGSLAQQSDHVDNAIQAYQHAVKLNHDLVSAYFNLGILYQQKEALKEAAQAFEQVTKLDPNNSEAHVNLGVVYAALSKIDQAEKEYQTALSLNDQLAEAHYNLGMLYEFHRNTPQKALKHYEEFLRLGGQDERIQTLLQRSKS, from the coding sequence ATGATACCTCTTTTCCCAAAGCTCAGACTCATCGCCGTTTTTCTCCTTCTCATCCATATCGGCATGGGCAGCCCCTCAAGTCAGGCTGGAGAAGCTCATGACCTTCTGGCTCAGGCCTTTTCGTCCTATGAACACGAACAATGGACTGCGGCCATTGCCCCCTTAGAGCGCGCCCTGACCTTGTACCCGGGATATGCTGAAGCGCACCATCTGTTGGGATTAATTCTCAATAATCTTGATCAGCCTGCTAAGGCCATCATGGAGTTGCAACGGGCGGTGGAGGACTATCCCCAATTTGCCCAAGCCTATGTGGATCTCGGCTCCATTTACCAGCAACAGGCCCAATTCCCAAAAGCCGAGCAATCATTCAATCTGGCCTTAAAGGCCTATCCCAAGTTTGCGGAAGCCCGCATCGCGTTGGCAGCGTTCTATGATCAACAACAACAAGCGCCACAGGCCATCAAGGCCCATCAGGCCGTCTTGGAACTCGAGCCACATCGCGTCGATTCGTTATACGGCATCGCGTTTTGGCTGGCCCAGGAACACAAGCCTGATGAGGCCCAACATTACGTCGACCAGCTCGTCTCCCTCCATCCCACGTATGTAAATGGATGGTTAATGGCCGGATCACTCGCTCAACAATCTGATCACGTGGACAACGCCATTCAGGCCTACCAACATGCCGTGAAATTAAACCATGATTTAGTCAGCGCCTATTTCAACTTAGGCATCCTTTACCAGCAAAAGGAAGCCCTCAAGGAAGCGGCGCAAGCGTTTGAACAGGTTACGAAACTCGATCCCAACAATTCGGAGGCGCACGTCAATCTAGGGGTCGTCTATGCAGCCTTATCAAAAATTGATCAAGCAGAAAAGGAATATCAAACAGCTTTGTCCTTGAATGATCAGTTGGCCGAAGCCCACTATAATCTTGGCATGTTGTATGAATTTCATCGCAATACTCCCCAAAAAGCTCTCAAACACTACGAAGAATTCTTGAGGCTTGGGGGACAGGACGAACGAATTCAAACATTATTACAACGGAGCAAATCGTGA
- a CDS encoding energy transducer TonB codes for MVRRHNLMFYIFVFLWCTLTSNPISLAGNPPESSEPIETLEVIEVTGTTVTKTSITYSFPLPSFNHSGTPTTFHHLAVPDLHFVDLPQQPLPRILLDQIGTTRGRKTGVKPLKTERPLYPRMAREQGWQGKVVLRTQITADGIVRNAIVQESSGFSLLDESAVQSVKTWLFEPAKNGEFAVASTVDLPIRFDLLQ; via the coding sequence ATGGTACGTCGCCACAATCTAATGTTCTATATTTTTGTATTTCTCTGGTGCACGCTGACCTCCAACCCAATTTCTTTGGCAGGAAACCCACCTGAAAGCTCTGAACCTATTGAAACACTAGAGGTCATTGAAGTGACTGGGACAACGGTGACAAAAACCAGTATCACCTATTCATTTCCGTTGCCCTCTTTCAACCACTCAGGGACACCCACGACCTTTCACCACCTGGCTGTTCCTGATCTCCATTTCGTTGACCTGCCACAGCAGCCCCTGCCCCGTATTCTCCTGGACCAGATCGGAACAACACGCGGGCGAAAGACAGGTGTCAAACCCCTGAAAACCGAACGTCCTCTCTATCCGAGAATGGCCAGAGAGCAAGGCTGGCAGGGGAAGGTGGTGCTACGAACGCAGATAACCGCCGATGGAATAGTCAGGAATGCCATAGTTCAAGAAAGTTCGGGATTTTCTCTCCTGGATGAGAGCGCCGTGCAATCAGTAAAAACCTGGTTGTTTGAACCAGCAAAAAATGGAGAATTCGCAGTGGCGTCCACTGTGGATTTACCCATTCGATTTGATTTGCTTCAATAA